In Halorientalis sp. LT38, a genomic segment contains:
- a CDS encoding metallophosphoesterase, producing the protein MAVEPVPGEAAAVADLPDGRALVLADFHAGLEAALRYEGVELRSQAPERREKVRELLDRTDADRLVVLGDLCHAIGGPSGTEREEIETLLDGLDLPVTVVKGNHDGDIEDLLDEREHVTLTPGHGVRLGEVGFVHGHTWPAPDVLAADVVCTGHEHPMVRLEDEVGGARAERAWLRGRLDPDPFEDFHGTDLDVDGELVVFPAFNDLTGGTWVNVAGQEFLAPFLPDGLEGGEAYLLDGTRLGDYRRV; encoded by the coding sequence ATGGCGGTGGAACCGGTGCCCGGTGAGGCGGCGGCGGTCGCCGACCTGCCCGACGGTCGGGCGCTGGTGCTCGCCGACTTCCACGCCGGCCTCGAAGCCGCCCTGCGCTACGAGGGCGTCGAACTCCGGAGTCAGGCGCCCGAACGCCGCGAAAAGGTTCGGGAGTTGCTCGACCGGACGGACGCAGACCGGCTGGTGGTCCTGGGGGACCTGTGCCACGCCATCGGCGGGCCCAGCGGGACAGAACGCGAGGAGATCGAGACCTTACTGGACGGCCTCGACCTGCCCGTCACCGTCGTCAAGGGCAACCACGACGGTGACATCGAGGACCTGCTGGACGAACGGGAGCACGTCACCCTCACGCCGGGGCACGGGGTCCGCCTCGGCGAGGTGGGCTTCGTCCACGGCCACACCTGGCCCGCCCCCGACGTGCTCGCTGCGGACGTCGTCTGTACGGGTCACGAACATCCGATGGTCCGGCTGGAAGACGAGGTGGGTGGGGCCCGCGCGGAACGCGCCTGGTTACGCGGACGCCTCGACCCCGACCCGTTCGAGGACTTTCACGGCACGGACCTCGACGTCGACGGCGAACTCGTCGTCTTCCCGGCGTTCAACGACCTCACGGGCGGGACGTGGGTCAACGTCGCCGGCCAGGAGTTTCTCGCCCCGTTCCTGCCGGACGGGCTGGAGGGCGGCGAAGCCTACCTCCTCGACGGCACGCGACTCGGTGACTATCGACGGGTCTGA
- a CDS encoding DEAD/DEAH box helicase, whose amino-acid sequence MAETGSAAAFAELGSAVRAALSERGFSTPTEPQRRAIPPLVDGDHGLIVAPTGTGKTETAMLPVFDALEGTDRFGIGALYVTPLRALNRDMRDRLEWWGETLDLEVDVRHGDTTDYQRQKQAENPPDILVTTPETLQAMLTGSKLRVALEGIEHVVVDEVHELAASKRGAQMTIGLERLREVSGPFQRIGLSATVGDPAEVGKFLTGDRGCEIVEVDVGSELDIAVREPTVTDEDARLAEELMTDVTVASQVRVIDEIVSTHESTLVFVNTRQTAEGLGSRFKELGTDIEVHHGSLSKEARIEVEDRFKAGDLSGLLCTSSMELGIDVGSIDHVVQYQSPRQVSRLLQRVGRAGHSRDEISSGTVITTRPDDTFEALAIARQAEVGEVEPANIHHGSLDTVANQLAGLIMDFGEIGAMEAYEIVTRAYPFRDLGAEEFKQVVREMAENRVVWLEEREDRIEKRRGTWQYFYHNLSMIPDEATYEVSDVASGRQVGTLDEKFVVNFAQPGEIFIQGGEMWRITEVDEEEEEVLVSPVEDPAGEVPSWVGQEIPVPYDVAQEVGEIRDVGANQLDGGADTDAVARDLARRYPADEYTIGEALDQLDRQDGPVPSGDRILVEFHGREVVLNAHFGHTINETLGRVLSALLGQRTGSSVGMEIDPYRIELEVPSGITVNDVLATIEETEPEHVAGIVELSLKNADALKFKLAQVAAKFGALKSYQRGSSGGFGKRRLLEALEDTPVYDEALRELLHEELAVEAASDVLAAIHAGEIEIVTTAERTPVGLGGRSSGQELLSPENADASVIETVRERIEGDRVLLFCLHCQDWETKRQVSRVSDQPECPKCGSTRVAALNPWADEVVTAVKSGEKDEEQEKQTRRAYQAANLVQSHGKQAVIALAARGVGPHNAARIIAKLREDENEFYRDILAQERQYARTQSFWD is encoded by the coding sequence ATGGCAGAGACGGGGTCTGCGGCGGCCTTCGCCGAACTCGGGTCGGCCGTGCGTGCGGCGCTCTCCGAACGGGGTTTCTCCACGCCCACGGAGCCACAGCGCCGGGCGATCCCGCCCCTCGTCGACGGCGACCACGGACTCATCGTGGCCCCCACGGGAACGGGAAAGACCGAGACCGCCATGCTCCCGGTGTTCGATGCCCTCGAAGGCACCGACCGGTTCGGTATCGGAGCGCTGTACGTGACGCCCCTTCGCGCGCTCAACCGGGACATGCGCGACCGACTGGAGTGGTGGGGCGAGACGCTCGATCTCGAAGTCGACGTGCGTCACGGCGACACCACGGACTACCAGCGCCAGAAGCAGGCCGAGAATCCCCCGGACATTCTGGTGACGACGCCCGAGACGCTGCAGGCGATGCTGACGGGGTCGAAACTCAGAGTTGCCCTCGAAGGCATCGAGCACGTCGTGGTCGACGAGGTCCACGAACTGGCCGCGTCCAAGCGCGGGGCGCAGATGACGATCGGGCTGGAGCGGTTGCGGGAGGTGTCGGGCCCCTTCCAGCGGATCGGACTGTCGGCGACCGTGGGTGATCCGGCCGAAGTGGGCAAGTTCCTCACCGGGGACCGGGGCTGCGAGATCGTCGAGGTCGACGTCGGCAGCGAGTTAGACATCGCGGTCCGGGAGCCGACGGTGACCGACGAGGACGCGCGGCTGGCCGAGGAGCTGATGACCGACGTGACGGTGGCCAGCCAGGTCCGGGTGATCGACGAGATCGTCTCCACGCACGAGTCGACGCTCGTGTTCGTCAACACCCGGCAAACGGCGGAGGGGCTAGGCTCGCGGTTCAAGGAACTCGGGACCGACATCGAGGTCCACCACGGGTCGCTCTCGAAGGAGGCCCGGATCGAGGTCGAAGACCGGTTCAAGGCCGGCGACCTCTCCGGGCTGCTCTGTACCTCCTCGATGGAACTGGGGATCGACGTGGGGAGCATCGACCACGTCGTCCAGTACCAGAGCCCGCGGCAGGTGTCGCGGCTCCTGCAGCGAGTGGGACGGGCCGGGCACAGCCGCGACGAGATCTCTTCGGGCACGGTGATCACCACCCGTCCCGACGACACGTTCGAGGCGCTCGCGATAGCCCGCCAGGCCGAGGTCGGCGAGGTCGAGCCGGCGAACATCCACCACGGCAGCCTCGACACCGTCGCCAACCAGCTCGCCGGCCTGATCATGGACTTCGGCGAGATCGGGGCGATGGAGGCCTACGAGATCGTCACTCGCGCGTACCCGTTCCGCGATCTGGGGGCCGAGGAGTTCAAGCAGGTGGTGCGCGAGATGGCCGAGAACCGCGTGGTCTGGCTCGAAGAGCGCGAGGACCGCATCGAGAAGCGCCGCGGCACCTGGCAGTACTTCTATCACAACCTCTCGATGATCCCCGACGAGGCGACCTACGAGGTCAGCGACGTCGCCAGCGGGCGGCAGGTCGGGACCCTCGACGAGAAGTTCGTCGTCAACTTCGCCCAACCCGGCGAGATCTTCATCCAGGGCGGCGAGATGTGGCGCATCACGGAGGTCGACGAAGAGGAGGAGGAAGTCCTCGTCTCACCGGTCGAGGACCCTGCCGGCGAGGTCCCCTCCTGGGTCGGCCAGGAGATCCCGGTCCCGTACGACGTCGCCCAGGAGGTCGGCGAGATCCGCGACGTGGGCGCGAACCAACTCGACGGCGGCGCCGACACCGACGCCGTGGCCCGCGACCTCGCTCGCCGGTATCCGGCCGACGAGTACACGATCGGCGAGGCGCTCGATCAACTCGACAGACAGGACGGGCCGGTCCCCTCCGGTGACCGCATCCTCGTCGAGTTCCACGGCCGCGAAGTCGTCCTCAACGCCCACTTCGGGCACACGATCAACGAGACGCTGGGCCGGGTGCTCTCGGCCCTGCTGGGCCAGCGCACCGGATCGTCGGTCGGGATGGAGATCGACCCCTACCGGATCGAACTGGAGGTGCCCAGCGGGATCACGGTCAACGACGTGCTCGCGACGATCGAGGAGACCGAACCCGAACACGTCGCGGGCATCGTCGAACTCTCGCTGAAGAACGCCGACGCGCTGAAGTTCAAACTCGCGCAGGTCGCCGCGAAGTTCGGCGCGCTCAAGAGCTACCAGCGCGGGTCCAGCGGCGGGTTCGGCAAGCGCCGCCTGCTTGAGGCCCTCGAGGATACGCCGGTCTACGACGAGGCGCTGCGCGAACTCCTCCACGAGGAACTGGCCGTCGAGGCCGCCAGCGACGTCCTCGCCGCGATCCACGCCGGCGAGATCGAGATCGTCACCACGGCCGAGCGCACGCCGGTCGGCCTGGGCGGCCGCTCCTCCGGACAGGAACTGCTCTCCCCGGAGAACGCCGACGCGAGCGTCATCGAGACCGTCCGCGAGCGGATCGAGGGCGACCGCGTCCTCCTCTTCTGTCTCCACTGTCAGGACTGGGAGACCAAACGCCAGGTCTCGCGCGTCTCCGACCAGCCGGAGTGCCCGAAGTGCGGCTCGACTCGCGTCGCCGCGCTCAACCCCTGGGCCGACGAGGTCGTGACGGCCGTGAAGTCGGGGGAGAAGGACGAGGAACAGGAGAAACAGACCCGTCGCGCCTATCAGGCCGCGAACCTCGTCCAGAGCCACGGCAAACAGGCCGTGATCGCACTGGCCGCCCGCGGCGTCGGCCCGCACAACGCCGCCCGGATCATCGCCAAGCTCCGCGAGGACGAAAACGAGTTCTACCGCGACATCCTCGCCCAGGAGCGCCAGTACGCCCGGACGCAGTCGTTCTGGGACTGA
- a CDS encoding succinate dehydrogenase/fumarate reductase iron-sulfur subunit — protein MSSETRTEEPETADADADAESAGETQRQPHQERRLERKREQARQRDLTEEARLEVEEADETVSLKVFRYDPEVAGKQEPRFDTFRVPFERGMTVLDALIYARDHFDSSLTFRHSCQQAICGSDAFFVNGRQLLGCQTQISDLDEPIRIEPLPYYDVLKDLVVDLDDFYEEMRSMDPYLQPDDDPPGELAERRQSRQNREDIKMSTRCIWCASCMSSCSIYGQGEEYVGPAAINVAYRFAVDEREPAEVTAERIQRIDEEDGVWRCQTQFSCTEVCPKDIPLTQEIQDMKREAVKRNLKFW, from the coding sequence ATGAGTTCCGAAACACGGACGGAGGAACCCGAGACGGCCGACGCTGACGCCGACGCCGAATCCGCCGGGGAAACGCAACGGCAGCCACATCAGGAGCGACGCTTGGAGCGAAAGCGCGAGCAGGCGCGCCAGCGGGACCTCACCGAGGAGGCCCGTCTGGAGGTCGAGGAGGCCGACGAGACGGTATCGCTGAAGGTGTTCCGCTACGATCCGGAGGTCGCGGGCAAGCAGGAGCCGCGGTTCGACACCTTCCGCGTCCCCTTCGAGCGCGGGATGACGGTGCTGGACGCGCTCATCTACGCGCGCGATCACTTCGACTCCAGTCTCACCTTCCGTCACTCCTGTCAGCAGGCGATCTGCGGCTCCGACGCTTTCTTCGTCAACGGCCGGCAATTACTGGGCTGCCAGACGCAGATCAGCGACCTCGACGAGCCGATCCGGATCGAGCCGCTGCCGTACTACGACGTGCTGAAAGACCTCGTCGTCGACCTGGACGACTTCTACGAGGAGATGCGATCGATGGACCCGTATCTCCAGCCCGACGACGATCCACCGGGCGAGCTCGCGGAGCGACGGCAAAGCAGGCAGAACCGCGAGGACATCAAGATGTCGACGCGCTGTATCTGGTGTGCCTCCTGTATGTCCTCCTGTAGCATCTACGGGCAGGGCGAGGAGTACGTCGGGCCCGCGGCGATCAACGTCGCCTACCGGTTCGCGGTGGACGAGCGCGAGCCGGCGGAAGTGACCGCGGAGCGGATCCAACGCATCGACGAGGAAGACGGCGTCTGGCGCTGTCAGACCCAGTTCTCCTGTACCGAGGTGTGCCCGAAAGACATCCCGCTGACCCAGGAGATCCAGGACATGAAACGCGAAGCGGTCAAGCGAAACCTCAAGTTCTGGTAG
- a CDS encoding macro domain-containing protein, giving the protein MDFEVIQGDVAAQEADALVNAANTGLRMGSGVAGALRRAAGDELNDEAVAKGPVDLGAVATTDAYDLDAEWVIHAAAMPAGGQATGDSIRDATRNTLHEADALDCDSLVIPALGTGVAGFPLRDGAAIICEEIDAFEPSSLSDVRVIAYSDEDFETFRAVADEIR; this is encoded by the coding sequence ATGGACTTCGAGGTGATCCAGGGCGACGTCGCGGCCCAGGAGGCCGACGCGCTCGTCAACGCGGCCAACACGGGATTGCGAATGGGTTCGGGCGTCGCGGGTGCGCTCCGGCGAGCGGCCGGCGACGAGTTGAACGACGAGGCCGTCGCGAAGGGACCGGTCGACCTGGGCGCGGTGGCGACGACCGACGCCTACGACCTCGACGCCGAGTGGGTGATCCACGCCGCCGCGATGCCAGCGGGGGGACAGGCCACGGGCGATTCGATCCGCGACGCGACCCGGAATACGCTCCACGAGGCCGACGCGCTGGACTGCGACTCACTCGTGATCCCGGCGCTCGGCACGGGCGTCGCGGGGTTTCCCCTCCGGGACGGCGCCGCGATCATCTGCGAGGAGATCGATGCCTTCGAGCCGTCGTCGCTCTCTGACGTCCGGGTGATCGCCTACAGTGACGAGGACTTCGAGACGTTTCGGGCCGTCGCGGACGAGATCCGGTGA
- a CDS encoding aldo/keto reductase → MEYTTLGSTGMEVSRLCLGCMSFGDPDWRDWVLEGDEAHEIIDRAIDLGINFFDTANMYSTGESERVLGDALDGRREESVVATKVFFQMDEDDPNSGGLSRKTIEQELDASLDRLGMDTVDLYQIHRWDYDTPIEQTMRALDDAVRRGKTRYVGGSSMWTHQFADALHTSDELGLDRFATMQNHYNLVYREEEREMLPFCQNEGIGVIPWSPMARGYLTRPHEDVDATTRGESEEYLYDHPYMEGGGPEINRRVQELADEYDLTMAQVALAWVLDKEWVDAPIVGTTSLEHLEQAVEALDVDLDESDVEWLEEPYEPVPVSGHQ, encoded by the coding sequence ATGGAGTACACGACCCTCGGATCCACTGGCATGGAGGTCAGCCGCCTCTGTCTCGGCTGTATGAGTTTCGGCGACCCCGACTGGCGCGACTGGGTGCTCGAAGGAGACGAGGCCCACGAGATCATCGACCGGGCGATCGACCTCGGAATCAACTTCTTCGACACGGCCAACATGTACTCGACGGGCGAGTCAGAGCGCGTCCTCGGGGACGCCCTCGACGGCCGCCGCGAGGAATCGGTCGTCGCCACGAAGGTCTTCTTCCAGATGGACGAGGACGACCCCAACTCGGGCGGGCTCTCCCGGAAGACGATCGAGCAGGAACTCGACGCCAGCCTCGACAGGTTAGGGATGGACACCGTCGACCTCTACCAGATTCACCGGTGGGATTACGACACGCCGATCGAGCAGACCATGCGGGCGCTCGACGACGCGGTCCGGCGGGGGAAGACCCGGTACGTCGGCGGGAGTTCGATGTGGACCCACCAGTTCGCCGACGCGCTGCACACCAGCGACGAACTGGGTCTGGACCGGTTCGCCACGATGCAGAACCACTACAACCTCGTCTATCGCGAGGAAGAGCGCGAGATGCTCCCCTTCTGCCAGAACGAGGGGATCGGCGTCATCCCGTGGAGTCCGATGGCGCGGGGCTACCTGACCCGACCCCACGAGGACGTCGACGCCACGACCCGGGGCGAGAGCGAGGAGTATCTCTACGACCACCCCTACATGGAGGGCGGCGGGCCGGAGATCAACCGCCGCGTGCAGGAACTGGCCGACGAGTACGACCTGACGATGGCGCAGGTCGCGCTCGCCTGGGTACTCGACAAGGAGTGGGTCGACGCCCCCATCGTCGGCACGACGAGCCTCGAACACCTCGAACAGGCCGTCGAGGCCCTCGACGTGGACCTCGACGAGAGCGACGTCGAGTGGCTGGAGGAGCCCTACGAGCCGGTACCCGTCTCGGGCCACCAGTAG
- a CDS encoding ABC transporter permease has protein sequence MASSDPRVAIARRDLASLSREKTIVLALLIQLFVAAFSSFLVVGLTSLYDPGATASGDVDVGVTGEANESLLRAVHESEGAEATLYATNATAFEAFQRGQVDAVMVATRGADSRIAVSATAPDGSIQTTLIVVQIRETLRTLERQQRNLRVQFLSNPPVPLPEDASASPYFGFTYTILLPLLLFLPPFISGSVAVDAITEEIERGTLDLLRVAPVDLVDIVDGKAAAMAALAPVQALLWIVLLSFNGISVANVPWLLVTVGAMAAIVVVIGVTLGLVMGERKSAQLLYSIGVLALFASAVFLPEHPATTVAKLAVDSATTTTYALVGVYAAMAVGLYWLARWYTRRLDVESL, from the coding sequence GTGGCCTCGTCTGATCCGCGCGTCGCCATCGCGCGACGGGATCTGGCGTCGCTCTCCCGCGAGAAAACAATCGTCCTCGCCCTGCTGATCCAGCTGTTCGTCGCCGCGTTCTCCTCCTTCCTGGTCGTCGGCCTCACCTCGCTGTACGACCCGGGCGCGACCGCGTCGGGCGACGTCGACGTCGGCGTCACGGGCGAGGCCAACGAGAGCCTGCTCAGAGCCGTCCACGAGAGCGAGGGCGCGGAGGCGACGCTCTACGCCACCAACGCGACCGCGTTCGAGGCGTTCCAGCGAGGCCAGGTAGACGCAGTGATGGTAGCGACGAGAGGGGCGGACAGTCGCATCGCCGTCAGCGCGACGGCCCCCGACGGCTCGATCCAGACGACGCTGATCGTCGTCCAGATCCGGGAGACGCTCCGGACGCTCGAACGCCAGCAGCGGAACCTCCGGGTCCAGTTCCTCTCCAACCCGCCGGTCCCCCTGCCAGAGGACGCCTCGGCCAGCCCCTACTTCGGGTTCACCTACACGATCCTGTTACCCCTGCTGCTCTTCCTGCCGCCGTTCATCAGCGGCTCGGTCGCGGTGGACGCGATCACGGAGGAGATAGAGCGCGGCACGCTCGACCTGTTGCGGGTCGCGCCGGTCGACCTCGTGGACATCGTGGACGGGAAGGCCGCGGCGATGGCCGCGCTCGCGCCCGTGCAGGCGCTCCTGTGGATCGTGCTGCTGTCCTTCAACGGGATCTCGGTCGCGAACGTCCCGTGGCTCCTCGTCACCGTCGGCGCGATGGCGGCCATCGTCGTCGTGATCGGCGTGACGCTCGGCCTCGTGATGGGCGAGCGCAAGAGCGCGCAGTTGCTCTACTCCATCGGCGTGCTCGCCCTGTTCGCCTCTGCGGTGTTCCTGCCCGAACACCCCGCGACGACGGTGGCGAAACTCGCCGTCGACAGCGCGACCACGACCACCTACGCGCTGGTCGGCGTCTACGCCGCGATGGCCGTCGGGCTGTACTGGCTGGCGCGGTGGTACACCCGGCGGCTGGACGTGGAGAGTCTCTGA
- a CDS encoding PrsW family intramembrane metalloprotease yields MNPRKLLRIARWEVTKNAGGVDRRTVIVGALALLAMGLAAPYAATSGVAVDSGIYRVGVTEDSPYRAVVADDPTFAVRDPEAELGEEIDLRIDGLVIQRAATAKGGAAQTELRSTVREYNNRLMANEENQTAAFPVLVSLGYAERTQVREIVGEAQGPDAGDDGTDGQTTDSGSDDGGTSDGNGTAGSGDGSAGTGGDLDGAAGGTGGVGGITGQFTGGNASGTPSDISPPFPFESLVLAFLFVLPLNFIIQAYGSTILSERLNRRGELLLVAPVSRFDIIGGKTLPYLGAAVGIAAVIAAALELPAVDPVSVGVSVLAVLPIAVLFLSATFLGAMFARSFKELTFVTVTVTVSLTTYAFVPAIFTDVGAIALISPLTIVVRNLQGQAIGLSEVAFSTLPPLLTAVVFFALGAGIYREEDMFTQRSIPLKALDALAARVHGKWSVAVTTAVLIPFVLVAELLGVAVLYMLTQVFPIEISISMVLAVVVVIEEIAKSLHVYAGYAHRRFGEGLWPAVVIGAFSGLGFFVAEKFMLIVQLVGLPEQVPASQAVFATGTGVPSVPIVLGLLLAPLALHAVTGAISAIGASRTKRAYIAALAVAMTVHFAYNYTVVSISGLV; encoded by the coding sequence GTGAATCCGCGGAAACTGCTGCGGATCGCTCGCTGGGAAGTGACCAAGAACGCCGGGGGCGTCGACCGGCGGACCGTCATCGTCGGCGCGCTCGCGCTGCTGGCGATGGGACTGGCCGCGCCCTACGCCGCGACCTCGGGCGTCGCCGTCGACAGCGGCATCTACCGGGTCGGCGTCACGGAAGACAGTCCCTACCGCGCCGTCGTCGCTGACGATCCGACCTTCGCGGTCCGCGACCCAGAGGCCGAACTGGGCGAGGAGATCGATCTCCGGATCGACGGGCTCGTGATCCAGCGCGCGGCGACGGCCAAGGGCGGTGCCGCCCAGACGGAACTGCGTTCGACCGTCCGGGAGTACAACAACCGACTGATGGCGAACGAGGAGAACCAGACCGCCGCGTTCCCCGTCCTCGTCTCGCTGGGCTACGCCGAGCGCACGCAGGTCCGGGAAATCGTCGGCGAGGCGCAGGGCCCCGACGCCGGGGACGACGGGACCGACGGGCAGACCACAGACAGCGGCAGCGACGACGGCGGCACCAGCGACGGGAACGGGACGGCCGGGAGCGGCGACGGCTCGGCCGGGACCGGCGGCGACCTGGACGGCGCGGCCGGCGGTACCGGCGGTGTCGGTGGTATCACCGGGCAGTTCACCGGCGGCAACGCCTCGGGCACGCCATCGGACATCTCGCCGCCGTTCCCGTTCGAGTCGCTCGTGCTCGCCTTCCTGTTCGTCCTGCCGCTGAACTTCATCATCCAGGCCTACGGGAGCACGATCCTCTCGGAGCGACTCAACCGCCGGGGCGAGTTGCTCCTCGTCGCGCCCGTCTCCCGGTTCGACATCATCGGCGGGAAGACCCTCCCGTACCTCGGGGCGGCGGTCGGCATCGCAGCGGTGATCGCCGCCGCGCTGGAGCTGCCCGCCGTCGATCCGGTCTCGGTCGGCGTCTCCGTGCTCGCCGTCCTGCCCATCGCCGTCTTGTTCCTCTCGGCGACCTTCCTCGGCGCGATGTTCGCTCGCTCGTTCAAGGAGCTCACCTTCGTGACGGTGACGGTGACGGTGTCGCTGACGACCTACGCGTTCGTCCCGGCCATCTTCACCGACGTGGGGGCCATCGCGCTGATCTCGCCGCTCACGATCGTCGTCCGCAACCTGCAGGGCCAGGCCATCGGCCTGAGCGAGGTCGCGTTCTCGACGCTCCCGCCCCTGTTGACCGCTGTCGTCTTCTTCGCCCTCGGCGCTGGCATCTACCGCGAGGAGGATATGTTCACCCAGCGGTCGATCCCGCTGAAGGCACTCGACGCGCTGGCGGCGAGAGTACATGGAAAGTGGTCGGTCGCGGTGACGACGGCCGTGTTGATCCCGTTCGTCCTGGTGGCCGAACTCCTGGGCGTCGCGGTGTTGTACATGCTGACCCAGGTCTTCCCGATCGAGATCTCGATCTCGATGGTGCTCGCCGTCGTCGTCGTGATCGAGGAGATCGCGAAGAGCCTGCACGTCTACGCGGGCTACGCCCACCGGCGCTTCGGAGAGGGGCTATGGCCCGCGGTCGTGATCGGGGCCTTCAGCGGCCTCGGCTTCTTCGTCGCCGAGAAGTTCATGCTGATCGTCCAGCTCGTCGGGTTGCCCGAGCAGGTCCCCGCCAGTCAGGCGGTGTTCGCGACGGGGACGGGCGTCCCGTCGGTGCCGATCGTGCTCGGCCTGCTGCTGGCACCGCTCGCGCTCCACGCGGTCACGGGCGCCATCTCGGCGATCGGCGCGAGCCGGACGAAGCGCGCCTATATCGCCGCCCTCGCGGTGGCGATGACGGTTCACTTCGCCTACAACTACACGGTGGTGAGTATCAGTGGCCTCGTCTGA
- a CDS encoding ABC transporter ATP-binding protein — protein MIEVRDLRKEYGGFTAVEGSTFDVDAGEVFGIIGPNGAGKTTTLKMLAGLLEPTAGDVSVAGLDAGTTEMRRRLGFLPEESPLYEEMTPLSYLHFFADLYDVPKGVADRRIHDTLDELDLEHRDRQLGDMSKGMKRKVAIARSLINDPDVLVYDEPASGLDPLTTNYVIDFTSDLAAEGKTIVFSAHNLYHVESICDRVAIMNEGRVVAQGPLEELQAEHGETEYHVFTTVEVPGSVRENGRHRTIVESMDAVERTRTAAQDADGSVVDIRTEESSLEEVFLDLAESEAET, from the coding sequence ATGATCGAGGTCCGGGACCTCCGGAAGGAGTACGGCGGGTTTACCGCCGTCGAAGGGAGCACGTTCGACGTGGACGCCGGCGAGGTGTTCGGCATCATCGGCCCAAACGGGGCGGGCAAGACCACGACGCTGAAGATGCTCGCCGGCCTGCTCGAACCGACCGCCGGCGACGTCTCCGTCGCCGGCCTGGACGCCGGCACCACGGAAATGCGTCGCCGACTGGGCTTTCTCCCCGAGGAATCGCCGCTGTACGAGGAGATGACGCCCCTCTCCTACCTGCACTTCTTCGCCGACCTCTACGACGTCCCGAAGGGCGTGGCCGACCGGCGCATCCACGACACGCTGGACGAACTCGACCTGGAACACAGGGATAGGCAGCTCGGCGACATGTCCAAGGGCATGAAGCGGAAGGTCGCCATCGCTCGCTCGCTGATCAACGACCCCGACGTGCTGGTCTACGACGAACCCGCGAGCGGACTGGATCCCCTCACCACGAACTACGTCATCGACTTCACCAGCGACCTGGCCGCCGAGGGCAAGACCATCGTCTTCAGCGCCCACAACCTCTACCACGTCGAGAGCATCTGCGACCGGGTCGCCATCATGAACGAGGGGCGGGTCGTCGCCCAGGGGCCCCTCGAGGAGCTACAGGCCGAACACGGCGAGACCGAGTACCACGTCTTCACGACCGTCGAAGTCCCCGGTAGCGTCCGGGAGAACGGCCGCCACCGGACGATCGTCGAGTCGATGGACGCCGTCGAGCGCACGCGGACGGCCGCGCAGGACGCCGACGGGAGCGTGGTCGACATCCGGACCGAGGAGTCCAGCCTCGAAGAGGTGTTCCTGGACCTGGCCGAGTCGGAGGCCGAGACGTGA
- a CDS encoding HVO_2901 family zinc finger protein has translation MAHTCRNCKRTFATELELDLHLDTCSEGQLFCDNCGERFTERSATTDGWHYRCPTDDCDGEGIGEDIHQVASARVAKQ, from the coding sequence ATGGCTCACACCTGCAGGAACTGCAAGCGGACCTTCGCCACGGAACTCGAACTCGACCTCCACCTCGACACGTGTTCCGAGGGCCAGTTGTTCTGTGACAACTGCGGCGAGCGCTTCACGGAGCGCTCGGCCACGACGGACGGGTGGCACTATCGCTGCCCGACCGACGACTGCGACGGCGAAGGCATCGGCGAGGACATTCATCAGGTAGCGAGCGCACGCGTCGCGAAACAGTAA